One genomic region from Prochlorococcus marinus CUG1433 encodes:
- a CDS encoding RpoD/SigA family RNA polymerase sigma factor, giving the protein MVSSIPAQAEPQKRRGNDPISWYLQNIGRVPLLTPAEEIELGNQVQKMMILTDDGQLNEKNKEFTPQQKRTIKIGRRAKERMMKANLRLVVSVAKKYQGKGLELLDLVQEGSLGLERAVEKFDPTRGYKFSTYAFWWIRQSMTRAIACQSRTIRLPVHLSERLASIRKVSRDLAHKLGAMPSRIEIAEAMEIDVEELDSVLRQALSTSSLDAPVNGDDGRSFLGDLIADSNNEEPLDQVEQKMHQEQLGKWLSHLSEQEQHVLKLRFGLDGNERHTLAEIGRLLEVSRERVRQVELKALRKLRNLTRKLPSGI; this is encoded by the coding sequence ATGGTTTCATCTATACCAGCGCAAGCAGAGCCACAAAAAAGAAGAGGTAACGATCCAATAAGTTGGTACTTGCAGAACATTGGTAGAGTCCCATTGTTAACACCTGCTGAAGAGATCGAACTTGGTAATCAAGTCCAGAAAATGATGATTCTTACAGATGATGGTCAATTGAATGAAAAGAATAAAGAATTCACACCCCAGCAAAAAAGAACAATAAAAATTGGAAGAAGAGCTAAAGAAAGAATGATGAAAGCAAATTTAAGATTAGTTGTTAGTGTTGCAAAAAAGTACCAAGGAAAAGGACTTGAACTTCTTGATTTAGTTCAAGAAGGCTCTCTTGGTTTGGAAAGGGCTGTTGAAAAATTTGATCCTACAAGGGGATATAAATTTTCTACTTACGCTTTTTGGTGGATCAGACAAAGCATGACAAGAGCAATTGCTTGTCAGTCACGAACGATTCGGTTACCAGTTCACTTAAGCGAAAGATTAGCATCTATAAGAAAAGTTAGTAGAGATTTGGCACATAAACTTGGTGCTATGCCAAGCAGAATTGAAATTGCAGAAGCAATGGAAATTGATGTAGAGGAGTTAGATTCTGTTTTAAGACAAGCTTTATCTACAAGTAGTCTAGATGCTCCAGTTAATGGTGATGACGGCAGGAGTTTTTTAGGTGATTTAATAGCAGATAGTAATAATGAAGAGCCTTTAGATCAAGTTGAACAGAAAATGCATCAAGAACAACTTGGGAAGTGGTTAAGTCATTTAAGCGAACAGGAACAACATGTTCTTAAGTTAAGATTTGGACTAGATGGAAATGAAAGACATACACTTGCAGAAATAGGGAGGTTATTAGAAGTATCTAGGGAAAGAGTTAGACAGGTTGAGTTAAAAGCATTAAGAAAATTAAGAAATTTAACCAGAAAATTACCCAGTGGCATCTAA
- a CDS encoding NAD(P)H-hydrate dehydratase → MNEIVWPTIDSKHLIIDSKQMLKLEKEMFSDGMPQEALMEKAGIQISRWLLKKKPLLKHGITVFIGPGHNGGDGAVIARELFLKGFNVQVWCPFPIKKTLTNNHLNYLTSIGVTKLVEAPNANGKELWIDAVFGNNQTRKVDNILIKLFNQKFYNKYGKVISIDIPTGLCPDKGEPFLDSAVKADYTLVIGLHKIGLTQDSALPFIGELHHIDIGVPTNKLSKVEKKILKITYSDLKNIDLPSLPKNSNKYKRGRTLLIAGSEKYPGAAYLALKGAISSGAGFISAVLPGIVGESIWQVAPEIVLKGTMKCNQNGNASLFSALKNIDLSVFDSLAVGPGIGIDNDDWQKSIDFFIDFEGLLILDADALNRISGSKLGSKFFLERKFKTWITPHSKEFSRLFPQIKCETNIERAFQAAEEYKISVLLKGANSIVADNKKAWQICGTDSQTARAGLGDLLSGFLAGSSAIDLTCCRNITTDFFAKYILIHSFAASKCESGSNASAIGDELSKIMRFRKMRQIS, encoded by the coding sequence ATGAACGAAATTGTATGGCCAACAATTGACTCAAAACATTTAATTATTGATTCAAAGCAAATGCTTAAATTAGAGAAAGAAATGTTTTCTGATGGAATGCCGCAAGAAGCATTGATGGAAAAAGCAGGTATCCAAATTAGTAGATGGCTCTTAAAAAAGAAACCTCTTCTAAAGCATGGAATAACTGTTTTTATAGGCCCTGGGCATAATGGTGGTGATGGTGCCGTAATAGCTAGAGAGCTTTTTTTGAAAGGTTTTAATGTCCAGGTATGGTGTCCATTCCCGATAAAAAAAACATTAACAAATAACCACCTTAATTATCTTACCTCTATTGGTGTCACAAAATTAGTAGAGGCCCCTAATGCAAATGGGAAAGAACTTTGGATTGATGCAGTTTTTGGTAATAATCAAACAAGAAAAGTAGATAATATATTAATTAAACTTTTTAATCAAAAATTTTATAACAAATATGGCAAGGTAATAAGTATTGATATTCCAACAGGATTATGTCCTGATAAAGGGGAGCCTTTTTTAGATAGCGCTGTAAAGGCAGACTATACCTTGGTTATTGGTCTTCATAAGATTGGGTTGACCCAAGATTCTGCTTTGCCTTTTATTGGAGAATTGCACCACATAGATATTGGGGTGCCTACTAATAAATTATCCAAAGTCGAGAAAAAGATTTTGAAGATTACTTATAGTGATTTAAAAAATATTGATTTACCTTCTTTACCAAAAAATTCCAATAAATACAAAAGAGGTAGAACATTACTAATAGCCGGAAGTGAAAAATATCCTGGTGCTGCATACTTAGCATTAAAAGGGGCCATATCTAGTGGAGCAGGCTTTATCTCTGCGGTCCTGCCTGGGATAGTTGGTGAATCTATTTGGCAAGTTGCTCCTGAAATAGTTTTAAAGGGAACTATGAAATGTAATCAAAATGGTAATGCATCATTATTCAGTGCATTAAAGAATATTGATTTAAGTGTATTTGACTCATTAGCTGTCGGCCCAGGAATAGGAATTGATAATGATGATTGGCAAAAATCAATAGACTTCTTTATTGATTTTGAAGGATTATTGATTTTGGATGCAGATGCACTCAATAGGATTTCGGGATCTAAATTAGGATCAAAATTTTTTTTAGAGAGAAAATTTAAAACATGGATAACACCTCATAGCAAAGAATTCTCAAGGTTATTCCCGCAAATAAAATGTGAGACAAATATTGAACGAGCTTTTCAAGCTGCAGAAGAATATAAAATTAGTGTTTTGTTAAAAGGGGCTAACAGCATAGTTGCTGATAATAAAAAAGCATGGCAAATTTGTGGGACTGATTCTCAGACAGCTAGAGCTGGATTGGGTGATCTTTTATCTGGATTTTTAGCTGGCTCTTCTGCGATTGATTTGACATGCTGTAGAAACATAACGACAGATTTTTTTGCAAAATATATACTCATACATTCATTCGCTGCATCAAAGTGTGAAAGTGGATCTAATGCATCTGCAATTGGTGATGAATTGTCGAAAATAATGAGATTTAGGAAAATGAGACAAATATCTTGA